A single region of the Triticum dicoccoides isolate Atlit2015 ecotype Zavitan chromosome 2B, WEW_v2.0, whole genome shotgun sequence genome encodes:
- the LOC119368125 gene encoding uncharacterized protein LOC119368125 isoform X1, giving the protein MGGSVKKQEAVRRYVRSRAPRMQWTAELHRSFLQAIECLGGEHNATPKLVLQVMGVKELTISHVKSHLQMYRGPTTRKAKKETEAQLLQRRHSCAADEQQGGGPKPFMCPPLKRVRTGAGTEAAHEAGMQGGQGISGMMTSGAVNQYSIDDYYYMQAMAMQRRIMEGLSCQRDAAAAAASSLQTVACLEQGSGDFKQIIKPEAHYYPGLVVKKLDPKEDSNGAEQCSPSLSLGLDPRCFRAAVSSSSPSEGSCIISSSSPPPPRRRSSSHYSGHSGCFDAQGINLELSLSICGS; this is encoded by the exons ATGGGGGGCAGCGTCAAGAAGCAGGAAGCCGTGAGGCGGTACGTCAGATCCCGGGCTCCCAGGATGCAATGGACGGCCGAGCTCCACAGAAGCTTCCTGCAGGCCATAGAGTGCCTCGGTGGAGAACACA ATGCCACTCCTAAGCTGGTTCTTCAGGTCATGGGTGTGAAGGAGCTTACCATATCTCACGTCAAGAGCCATCTGCAG ATGTACAGAGGCCCGACCACTCGTAAGGCGAAGAAAG AGACGGAGGCACAGCTGCTGCAAAGGAGGCACTCATGTGCCGCTGATGAGCAGCAAGGAGGAGGCCCCAAGCCCTTCATGTGCCCACCTCTGAAAAG GGTCAGGACGGGGGCGGGGACGGAGGCCGCGCACGAAGCAGGCATGCAAGGAGGCCAAGGAATCAGTGGGATGATGACCAGCGGCGCTGTCAACCAGTACTCTATTGATGATTACTACTACATGCAAGCCATGGCCATGCAGAGGAGAATAATGGAGGGCCTCAGCTGTCAGAGGgatgctgcggctgctgctgcttcCAGCCTCCAGACCGTGGCATGTTTGGAGCAAGGATCTGGCGACTTTAAG CAGATAATCAAACCGGAAGCGCACTACTATCCTGGTCTTGTGGTGAAGAAGCTAGACCCCAAGGAGGACAGCAACGGGGCAGAGCAGTGCTCCCCGTCGCTCTCCCTTGGCCTGGACCCGAGATGCTTCCGTGCCGCCGTCTCATCGTCGTCGCCGAGCGAAGGCAGCTGCAtcatctcgtcgtcgtcgccgccgcccccgagGAGGAGGAGCTCCAGCCACTACTCCGGGCACTCCGGCTGCTTCGACGCCCAGGGCATCAACTTGGAGCTCTCCCTGTCCATCTGTGGGTCGTAG
- the LOC119368125 gene encoding uncharacterized protein LOC119368125 isoform X2 produces the protein MGGSVKKQEAVRRYVRSRAPRMQWTAELHRSFLQAIECLGGEHNATPKLVLQVMGVKELTISHVKSHLQMYRGPTTRKAKKETEAQLLQRRHSCAADEQQGGGPKPFMCPPLKRVRTGAGTEAAHEAGMQGGQGISGMMTSGAVNQYSIDDYYYMQAMAMQRRIMEGLSCQRDAAAAAASSLQTVACLEQGSGDFKIIKPEAHYYPGLVVKKLDPKEDSNGAEQCSPSLSLGLDPRCFRAAVSSSSPSEGSCIISSSSPPPPRRRSSSHYSGHSGCFDAQGINLELSLSICGS, from the exons ATGGGGGGCAGCGTCAAGAAGCAGGAAGCCGTGAGGCGGTACGTCAGATCCCGGGCTCCCAGGATGCAATGGACGGCCGAGCTCCACAGAAGCTTCCTGCAGGCCATAGAGTGCCTCGGTGGAGAACACA ATGCCACTCCTAAGCTGGTTCTTCAGGTCATGGGTGTGAAGGAGCTTACCATATCTCACGTCAAGAGCCATCTGCAG ATGTACAGAGGCCCGACCACTCGTAAGGCGAAGAAAG AGACGGAGGCACAGCTGCTGCAAAGGAGGCACTCATGTGCCGCTGATGAGCAGCAAGGAGGAGGCCCCAAGCCCTTCATGTGCCCACCTCTGAAAAG GGTCAGGACGGGGGCGGGGACGGAGGCCGCGCACGAAGCAGGCATGCAAGGAGGCCAAGGAATCAGTGGGATGATGACCAGCGGCGCTGTCAACCAGTACTCTATTGATGATTACTACTACATGCAAGCCATGGCCATGCAGAGGAGAATAATGGAGGGCCTCAGCTGTCAGAGGgatgctgcggctgctgctgcttcCAGCCTCCAGACCGTGGCATGTTTGGAGCAAGGATCTGGCGACTTTAAG ATAATCAAACCGGAAGCGCACTACTATCCTGGTCTTGTGGTGAAGAAGCTAGACCCCAAGGAGGACAGCAACGGGGCAGAGCAGTGCTCCCCGTCGCTCTCCCTTGGCCTGGACCCGAGATGCTTCCGTGCCGCCGTCTCATCGTCGTCGCCGAGCGAAGGCAGCTGCAtcatctcgtcgtcgtcgccgccgcccccgagGAGGAGGAGCTCCAGCCACTACTCCGGGCACTCCGGCTGCTTCGACGCCCAGGGCATCAACTTGGAGCTCTCCCTGTCCATCTGTGGGTCGTAG